The sequence below is a genomic window from Sulfurihydrogenibium subterraneum DSM 15120.
CAGGATTAGGACTTGGTCTGTACATAACTAAATTTATATTAGACTTTCATAAAGTTAAGATAGACTACAGTTATGAGGACGGAGAAAATGTCTTTATACTTGACCTTTCTCAAGTAGTGTGCTAATTATCTCAGCTGCTTTGTCTATAGCTTTCTTTTCTCCAAGTTTAGACTTAACTTCTAAAAGGTCTTGCTTCTGTTTTTCTTGAAGTTTTTCATCAAAAAGGAATTCTAATGTTTTATTTGCAATGTTAAGAGGGGTACATCTTTCTTGCAGGAGCTCTGGGACAACTTCTTTGCCTGCTATAATGTTAGGTAGCCCAAGAAAAGGTATAGATACTAACCTTTTGCCTATAAAGTATGTAATAGGACTTACTTTATAAACCAATATAAATGGATTTCCAATTATCGCAGCTTCTAAGGTTGCAGTACCTGAGGCTATAATAGAAAACACGCTATGTTTCATAACTTCGTAAGAAGGATTTTCAAACTTTGGAATGTCAAACTCTGAAAGATTTGACGTTATTACAGTTAAAGGTAAATCTTTAAAATCTTTTGTTTTTTCTAAAACTTTTTCAACCATATTTACAGTTGCAGGAATTACAAAGTGAGCATTTTCCAGTGTTTTAGATAAAAGTCTGGCAGATTGAAGCATAATAGGAAGTAAAACATTAACTTCACTTTCCCTACTTCCTGCAAGCAACCCAATTATTTTTTTATGTTTTGGTATTGACAGTTTTTGTTTAAAACTTTCTTCTGTTTCGTAAGTTTTAACTATATCTAAAAGAGGGTGTCCAACAAAAAAGAATTTGAACTTATTACTTACAAAGGGTTTGTAAATCTCCTCTTCAAATGGAAGGATAGATATTAAAACATCTGTATTTTCAACTATATCTTTAATCCTACTCTTACCCCAAGCCCAAACCTGTGGAGATATAAAGTAAACTGTTTTTATTCCAAGTTTCTTGGCCTCTTTTATAAGTTTTATGTTAAATCCGGGGAAGTCTACCACTACAAGAAGGTCAACACCTTCTTTTAGTATCTCTACTGACTTTTTAAAAACTTCTTTGATTTTACTGTATTTTGAAAGAGCTTCTGTTAGACCTACTACGGATATATCTTTTATTGAGGCAACCGGAATTACTCCGGCTGCTTCCATCTTTGGACCTGCTATTGCGTATATTTGGTAGTTTTTTAATCTTTTTACTATCTCACAAGCGTAGTTATCTCCAGAAATCTCACCTACGCTTATAAAAATTTTTTTCATATTAATCTGGCGTAATTCTTATTAAACACTCATCTGGATTTACGTTATCTCCAACCTTTACAAATATTTCGCTTACAGTTCCATCTATTGGAGCGTGAATCTCGTTTTCCATCTTCATCGCTTCAACAGTAAGAACAACATCTCCTTTTTTCACTCTATCCCCTAAGTTTACTTTTATAGAAGTTACCTTTCCGGGCATAGGAGATGATACGTCTCCTAAACCCATAGCTTTTGGTCTTTCTCCAATTATTTTTCCACCTTCAGGTAGAGAAACTTCCGCTGCACCCACTTCTATTTCTTTAATAGGTTGGACTAAAACTTCTTCTAATCTACCGTCTATTCTGATAAAGTATGGTCTTCTGTTTTCTACTGGACTTCCTACTCCTGCAATCCTAACGTGGTACTGCTCTCCATGGACTGTAATGTTAAACTCTATAGGAGCAAGGTGTTTCATTTCTTCCTTTGTAAGCTCTTCTATTTCAGGTGGTAAAACTTCTCCTTTTTCAAACTTTTCTCTCCATTGGAAGAACTCTACTCCCACTTGAGAGAATAAACAGTATGATAATACATCTTCTTCGTTTCTGGCTCCTGATTGGTAAGCTTTCTCTGTACATTTATCAAGCTCTGGTTCTAATAAATCTGCTGGTCTTACCTGTATAGGTTGCTCATCTCCTAAGATTTTCTTCATAACATCAGGTTTTATAGGAGCAGGCGGTCTTCCGTACAATCCTTTTACATAATCTCTTGTTTCTTTTGTTACAACTTTATACCTTTCTCCTTGTAGTACGTTTAAAAGTGCTTGAGTTCCTACTATTTGGCTTGTAGGTGTTACAAGTGGAGGATAACCTAAATCTTCTCTTACTCTTGCTACTTCTTTTTTAACCTCTTCTAATTTGTCTAATGCATTGTTTTCTTTTAACTGATTTATAAAATTAGACATCATTCCACCCGGTATTTGGTGTATTAGAACCTGACAGTCTGGCCATTTATCGACTGTATCATATTTTGCGTACTTTTTCCTTACTTCTTTAAGATACTCTGCAACTTCAACTACGATATCTAAATCAATCTTTGTTTCATATCCGAACTCTTTTAAAACGTATACCATTGTCTCGTTTGGTGGATGAGCTGTAAGCCAAGACCACGTTGAAACATCTGTATCTATTATGTCTGCACCTGCTTCAACTGCTTTTAAAAGGGTCATCTCCGCCATTGCAGCTGTAGATTGAGCGTGGACATGAACAGGAAGTTTTATCTCTTCTTTTAATCTTTTTACAAGGTCGTAAGCTACTTTGGGAGATAGTATTCCTGCTTGGTCTTTTATGGATATAATATCAACACCTAAGTCTTTAAGCTGTCTAGCTATATTTACATAGTAATCAACAGTATGGATAGGACTTATTGTGTATGATAAAACTCCTTTTACAATCTTGCCACACTCTTTTGCAACAGATATAGCAACTTCCATATTTCTTACGTCATTTAACGCATCAAATATTCTAAATACATCTATTCCATTTTCAGCTGCCTTTTTCACAAAAGCTTCCACAACATCATCTGGATAGTGTCTATATCCTACTAAGTTTTGACCTCTGAGAAGCATCTCAAGTTTTGTATTTTTGGCTGCTTGTTTAAATTTCTTTAATCTGTCCCATGGGTCTTCTTTTAGGTATCTAAGGCATACGTCAAAGGTAGCTCCTCCCCATACTTCTAAAGACCAGAATCCTGCATCGTCTAACTTTTCAAGTGCTGGTAAAAGGTCATCTGTTCTTACTCTTGTTGCAAGAAGGCTCTGCTGACCATCTCTTAGAGTAACATCAGTAAATTCTATAACTTTTTTCTCCATACTAATCACTCCCTTTTTGACAATAGAATCTCTACTTTAAGGTTTAAGTATTTTATCATATTCCTAACTCTTGTTTTAATTTCTCGTGGAAAGACTCTCTAAACTTTTGAGAGTAAAATGCAATGTAAATTTCTGTTTGATTTTCATTATTTTTTTCCAGTTTTAACCATATTCTTCTATGAATCGTATAAAATGCAAGCATAGTTCCTAAAACTACTATAACTGTTCCAATCCATATAAGGTTAGTTCCTGGGAAATAACTAACTTGTAATCCTGAAAAGTATCTAGGTTGAAATGAGTCAATAAGCAGAATATAAGGGAGGCCGTAAGGTTTAGCAAATTTTTCGTAAGCAGGAATAGCAACAAACGGGTCAGCAGGTATAGGAATGTTAAATTCTTTTTGATTGTAATTTACTTGAGCTATTATCAAAGGGTCATAAACATCTTGCTGAGCAAGCATTGGGTTTTTGTAGTTAAGCGTTGTATTTTTTATTTGAAGTTGTACAGAATCAAAATTTAGATTTGGGTTTTTGTAAGTGTAATCAAGTTTAGGAGCTTTTGATATAAATTCCATCCATTTTCTGTCTAAATCTCTAAGTTGTTTTTCATACTCTTTTTTCTTTTCTTCGTCTATTTCTTGGGCAAGTTTTTGGTTTATTAGCATTCCTTCGTTCATAAAAGATAACAAATCATCATATTTAAACACAACTAATTTTGCTTCTTTTATCTCTCCTGTTTTACCGTAAGATGTTTGGAATATTCTGTGTCCTTCTACTTCTATAGGTTTGTTAACTTCTATTACACCGGATTTTACTGCTTTTCCACCTTTTATTATGTCTACCGTACTTTTGTATGACTTTACTGCACCTGCAAACTCTTTACTATCATAAAACTCAAGTTCAAACTTTTTAAGGTATATAGTAAAAGGTAATTTATAAGTCTCATTTCCGGGAACTAAGGAGCCTTCTCTGTATTTTCTTATGTAGTCCGCAGAATCACCTTCTGGAATCTCTATCTGACCTCTTACACCTAAAACGGAACCCATAAAAGCACCTATCAAGAAAACTATAATACCTATGTGGGTTACAAGCATTCCCATCCTTGATATTCTACCTTTCTCTGCATAAAGATAAACAACATTATCATTTTCTTTTATAGCTTCAACCTTTCTAAATCCAAGTCTATGTATTACGCTGATTATGTAATTTAAAACTTCATCTAAAGGTTTACTGTAATTTAACTTAATAGTTGAAGGTTTTTTAAGTAGTCCTTCAGGGAGCTTTTTTTCAACCTTACCGTAAGCGGTTTTGTAAATGGCAGGAAATCTTTCTATAGTTGCAAAAATAACCGCTATAGCAACTAATACTATTAAAAGCTGATAGTACCAAGAATGAAATACGTTGTTTAGCCAAGTAATCCATATTATTTTTGCTGGTATTTCACCGTATTCTTTGTAATAAGTTATGTAAGTCTCACCTTGTTTTATGTAGGTAGAACCTAAAACTGATAGTATTGCAAGAAGGATAAGGTAGATAACACCTAATTTTACATTTCCTAAAAATGAGAGTATTTTTTTAATCAAAGTTTTCCTCCGAATTTATATTCATCATCTCTTTGTATTTATCAACTACAGCTCTTCTTACTTCTTCTGCAAACTCTTTTGATAAAGGCTCTACTATCTCTAAAAATCTGTTAGAACTACTTTTTTTCTTAGGAAAGTTTATAAAAAGTCCTCCATGTTTTGACTCTATAACTTTTATGTCTCGGATTAAAATAGTATCATCTATAATTACCTCTGCAACGGCTCTAACTCTTCCGCCGATTCTTCCTGTGTCAAAAGGATAAATTTTTACGTCTGTTATTTTCATAGTGAAAGTATGTTATTTATTTCGTACTCTTGAATGTTAGGTACTCTTACTTTTCCAAAAGAAACTTGAAGAGGTTTTATTTTTAACTGACCATCTTCGTATGAAACCATAAAGTTTTTATGCCCTTCTACGTATTTTTCTACTGCAAAAACACCAAACTTAGAAGCCATAATTCTATCGTAAGCAGAAGGACTTCCGCCTCTTTGAATGTAGCCTAAAACCTGATACCTTATCTCGCCTATAGATTTATCCTTTAACCTTTGATTTAGTATTTCTGCAAGCTCTTTTGCAGATGCAACACCTTCTGCAAGGACGATGATAGCAAACCCTTTTTCCATAGCTTTTGCTTTTAAAATCTTTTCTTCTATTACATGAAGCGGAAGAGGGTATTCTGGTATAAGTGTTATTTCAGCTCCTGTAGCCATTCCAACTTCCAGTGCTATAAAACCACTGTCTCTACCCATTACTTCTACTATAAAAACTCTTTCGTGAGACATAGTGGTATCTTTTATTTTATCTATTGCTTCCATTGCATTATTAACAGCAGTATCAAAGCCTATTGCATACTCAGTACCATATATATCATTATCAATGGTTTTTGGTATTCCAATAACATTTAAATCAAAATCTTTATTTAAAAGGTAAGCACCTTGAAAACTACCGTTTCCACCTATCACAAACAAAGCATCTATACCTAAGTTTTTTATGTTTTCAAAAGCTATTTTTCTATAATCGTACTCTTTAAACCTTGGCTCTCTGGCTGTAAGTAGTATAGTTCCACCTCTTTGAAGTATTCCTGCGACACTCTTATAATCTAAAACTTTATAATCCTTTTCTATTAAACCTTTAAATCCTCTTATAAAGCCTATAACTTCGATTTTATAGTAGTTTGCTGTTCGGACAACTGCCCTTATACAGGCATTAAGCCCGGGACAGTCTCCACCACTTGTAAGTAATCCAATCCTCTTCATTACTTTTGCATATAACAAAAATCAGAAGCCTGAGCCATTTCCGGTATTAAATCGCCTGTTTGCTTATTAACATAAACTTTTCTTATTGTGGAAAGATTTTCATATCCTTTTAAATTAACTTCTCCAATAAAGTACTTATCATTTTCACACACGTTTATAACATAATCCTTTGTATTTCCTATGTAAGCCTGTATCTTCTTTTCTGCCTCTTGCTTAGTAATAGCAAAAGAAGAAGCTGTGATTAAAAGCGTTATTGTAAGTGCTAAAACTTTTCTCATAATACTATCCTCCTGCAAAAAATTTAAAGATAATTTTACCATTTTTTATTGTCTTTTTAAATGAAAGAGGTTATACTTAGAAATATAATCAATTTAAGGTTTTTTAAATGGTTTTTAAATGTGATATTACAACATTGAGACAGATTTATAAGAGATTAAAAGAAGTTTATGAGGTTATTTCGCCCGTTTACGATAATGGAGTAATACAGTATAGAAAAAATCCAGACTTTGATGCAATCCCTTTTGGTAAAGCTCAGATGGAGTATGCAGGAAGCTATTTTGTATCCGATAATATCGGAAAGTATTTCAGTTATGTAAGGCCTTATAATACTTTAAAAAACTTCCTAAGACCAGCGGAGGAGGTACTATACAGGGTTTATATTAAAGATGGAAAACTCTACTTTGAAAGTGAAAATAAACATACCAAAAAGCCTATGGCATTTTTTGACGTTAGGAAATGCGACTTAAAGGCTTTGTCTATATTAGATGAAGTTTTTATAAATAAAAATAACTATCCTGATGAATATTACAAGGAACTCAGAGAAAATTTATTTATAGTAGCAGTCAACTGCAGTGAAGTGTCAGATGTTTGCTTTTGCAGTTCTATGAACGTAAATTTTAACAATGATTATGGATCTGATATAGTTTTAACAGAATTAAAAAAAGGGTTTTTGTTAGAAGTTAAAACAGACAAAGGAAAGAGATTATTAGAAGGATTGAGTTTAAAGGAAGCGGATGAAGATGATTTAAAAGAAAAAAATGAAATTCTAACTCAAACTTACACTAAAATCAAAAAAAGCTTAAATAAAGAAAACTTAAAAGAAGAACTATATAAAAAGATAAATCATCCTTACTGGGAAGAGATAGGAAACAGATGTCTTGGATGTACGAGTTGTACACAAGTCTGCCCTACATGTTTCTGTTTTGATATAATTGAGAAAAATTCTTTAGATGGTAGTTATTCTGAAAGAGTAAGAATTTATGACTCTTGCTTTAATCCAAATTTCGCAACGGTTCATAAGTTTAACCTTAGAGATAAAATCTTTTTTAGATACAGACATTGGTTACTACATAAAATGGCTTATTGGCAAGATCAATTTGATGATATCGGTTGTGTAGGATGTGGAAGATGCATTACATGGTGTCCGGCTAAAATAGATATTGAGATAGAAACTAACAAAGTGAGAGATTTTGCGTGAAACCGTATGATTTAATAGAAGGAAAAATTTTAAAAGTTTATCAGGAGAATTACAATACAATAACTGTAATCGTAGAAGTAAATTTAAAAGACCCAAGACCAGGACAGTTTGTTATGTTTTATGCAATCGGTAGAGGAGAGGCTCCGATTACAATAGCTGATTACAAAGATGGTTTTATGGTTAATACTATCAGAATAGTAGGAGACGTTACTGGATACTTTGATAAAGCAAAAGAAGGTGATAGTATATACTTGCGTGGCCCTTACGGTAATCTGTGGCCTATTGATAAGGCTTTTGGAAAAAATCTTTTTATTGTTTCCGGTGGTTTAGGACTTGCTGCCACAAGATGGATTTTAGAAGAAGCTTTAAAACAAAAGCATAGATTTAAGAATGTAATTTCACTATATGGTGCCAAAAGTTACGATGATATCCTTTATAGAGAAAAAATTGAGGAATGGGAAAAGGAAATAGATTTTAAGACGATTTTGAATACAGGAAATGAAAGATGGAAAGGAAAAGTGGGATTAATCACAGATTTGATAAACGATACAGACATAGACAGTAATAGTGTTGTTTTTATGTGTGGTCCTGATCCTATGGTAAACGCTGTTATTGAAATACTTGAAAGTAAAGGTGTAAAAAAAGAAAATATTTACATATCTTTAGAAAGGCATATGAAATGTGCTGTTGGTACATGTGGACACTGTATGATTGGTCCCTACTTTGTCTGTAAAAATGGTCCAGTGTTTAACTACAAAGAAATTGAATACTTTTATACAAAAAAAGGTGTTTGATGAAAATAGGTATATTTAAGTTCTCTTCTTGTGATGGTTGTCAACTATCCTTTATAAATCTTTCCAGAGAGTTGGCTGAGTTAGAAAACTTTAATATAGATTACTTTTTGGAAGCCCAGTCTGTAAACAATTATGACTACTTTGATGTTTCTTTTGTAGAAGGGTCTGTATCTACAAATGAAGAAATTGAGAGGATAAAGGATATTAGAGAAAAAAGTAAAGTTCTTGTCAGTATTGGTGCTTGTGCTGTTTCAGGAGGTGTTCAATCTATCAGGAACTTTAGGAATATAGACGATATTAAAACTGTGTATAAAATTCAAGACATTACTCAAAATGTTCCTGAAAATGCTATTCCTATATCTCAGGTGGTAAAAGTTGATTTTGAAATTAGAGGATGTCCAGTATCAACAAATGTAATAAAAGATTTTATAAACTCTATTTTAATAGGTAAAAGTCCTCATAATTACAATTATCCTGTTTGTCTTGAATGTAAGAGGAGAGGCAACGTCTGTTTACTTATTTTGAATAATCCATGTTTAGGTCCTATTACAATGGCAGGATGTAATGCTCTATGTCCATCTCTGAGTAGAGGATGTTACGGCTGTTTCGGGCCTTACAAAGATGCAAATATTGAGGCGTTATATAATATTTTTAAGGAAAAAAATTGGGATATAAAAGAGTTTATTGAAAACAGTTTAAATCCTTACAATCCTATCTTTAGGGAAAAAATATGGAAACAAAACTTTTAACAAGAGTAGAGGGAGAAGGTACTTTAAAGCTGATATTAAAGGATAATTTAGTTCAAGATGTAGTCTTAAACATATTTGAACCGCCGAGATTTTTTGAAACTATTTTAAAAGGTAAAAAATTTGAAGTTATACCGGATATAACAGCGAGGATATGCGGAATTTGTCCTGTCGCTTATCAAATCAGTAGTGTTCAAGCTATTGAAAGTATATTTAATATAAAGGTTAGTAAGGAGGTTGAAAATTTAAGGAGAATCTTTTATTACGGTGAGTGGATTCACAGTCATGCAATACACGTTTTCTTTATGCATCTTCCGGATTTTTTAGGTTTAAGTTCTTTCTTTGAATTTATTAAGCTAAATCCGGATTTATCTAAAAAAGCTCTTTTTATAAAACAAACAGGACAGAAGATATTAGAAGTAATAGGAGGAAGAGATGTTCATCCTGTAACGGCATGTGTAGGAGGTTTTACTCACTTTCCAAAAGATGAAGAGATAAAATCGTTAATACCATACTTGGAAAAATCTTATGATTATTCTTTAGAGACAGTAGACTTCTTGTCAAAGTTGAATTTTCCAAAACATCTTATTCCTGAAGGCATAGTCTTTGTCTCATTAAAAGAGGAAGATTACTATCCAATACTAAAAGGCAAAATATACTTGTCAACAGGCTTGACTATAGATAAAGATGAGTTTTTAGAATACTTTTACGAGTTTGAAAAACCTTACTCAACAGCAAAGTACAGTAAAACAAAAGAGGGAAAAACTTATATTGTAGGACCTATAGCAAGATTTAACAACAGTTTTGATAATTTAACAGAAAATTCTAAAAAGATAGCTTTGAAGTATGGAGTAAAACCGATAGAAAGTAACATGTCTAAAACAATAATAATAAGGATGATTGAGATTTTAGATAGTATAGAAAGGTCTATAGAATTAATAAAACTCTATCAAAGAAACAGACTTAAAAATGAAAAGTACGAAATATTAGAAGGAGAAGGGACGGGTGTGTCCGAAGCTCCAAGGGGAATACTATGGCATAACTATAAACTCAATTCAAAAGGAATAATAGAAATAGCAAATATAATACCACCTACATCCCAAAATCAATCTGTAATAGAGGAGTTACTAAAAAGATTAATAATAAACGATAATTTAAAAGATGAGTTAACATTAATAAATTATGGAGAATCTATAATAAGAGACTTTGACCCTTGTATATCTTGCGCAACCCACTTTTTAAAAATTGACAAGCTAAATCTCAATAATAGGTAAAAGTTTGTCGTTCATTATTTTAACCATCTGGTCAAAAAGGTCTCTTGCAGTTTTTCCATCTTCTGGATATGAAGCAACACCTTCAACTAATTCCAATTTAATAGACTTTTTCAATCTTTCTATTGCTTTTTCTACCTGATTTTTATCTGTTTCTGGGAAGAATAAAAAAACAAAATCTTCATCAACAGGAGATAAAACATCCACACTCCTAATGTTCTCTCTGAGTTTAAAGAATATATCTATATCTTTTGGTTTATTTTCTATTAAAAGTTTTGTAATAGAAGGAAAGTATAAAAATGCTATTGAAAAATGTTTACTTTTTCCGTACCTTTTAATCCTTTCTATCTCTATCTCTACTAAAGCTTTAAAGACTTCGAAATCATAAATTTTTAATTCTTGGTTAGCCTGCATTTTTCCCCTCCTTTAAAAAGTAGTCAAAAAGTTCTTCTGTTTCTTCCCATAATAATTCTTCATCTTCTTTCCCAAAGTGGCCTTCTAATGCTGTTTTTTTGTATATAGGCTTTCTAAGTTTTAGTAATTCTATTATATCACTTACACTGAATTTGTAAAGATTTTTTTCAATTTTTTCTCCATTTTCACAATCTAAGTTTATAATTAATGGATACTCTGAACCTATTGCATAAACCATCTCAACTTTACACCTGTCTGCAAGTCCTCTTGAAACTATGTTTTTTGCTATAAACCTTGCAAAGTATGAAGCAGACCTATCTACTTTTGTTGGGTCTTTTCCAGAAAATGCACTTCCACCGTTTGGACAGGCTGTTCCATAAGCATCTGCAGCAATTTTTCTTCCAGTTAGTCCTGTATCTGCCATTGGTCCACCTATTATAAATCTACCAATAGGATTTATAACTATATTTGTTTTTTCGCTTATGTAATCTTTATACTTTAGTTTTTTTATTACTTCTTCGATAATTGCTTCTTTTAATTCTCTTTCTGTGATATATGGTTCGTGTTGAACCATAATAGCTATGTTTTTTACTCTAACAGGCTTTTCATCTTCATACTCAACGCTGACCAAAGCTTTACCGTCAGGTCTTAAAAATGGTAAGGTGCCGTCTTTTCTCAGAATGGTAAGTTTTTCTGTTATCTCACTTGCTACATTACATGGAAGAGGCATGTAGTTTTCTGTTTCGTTTGTTGCGTATCCTACAACAATACAGCTATCTCCTGCTCTATCTGAAGGTAGTCCTAAAGAAATTTCTGGGCTTTGGTCGTTTATAGTTGTAATTACTCCTGCTGTATATCCATCAAAACCGTACTCTGGCTTAGTATATCCTATCTCAATAAGCGTGTTTCTCACTATTGTAGGAATGTCCGAATATGCATCGGTAGATATCTCGCCTGCTACGTGAACAAGACCCATAGTGACTAAAACTTCGATAGAAGCTCTGGTATA
It includes:
- the resB gene encoding cytochrome c biogenesis protein ResB — protein: MIKKILSFLGNVKLGVIYLILLAILSVLGSTYIKQGETYITYYKEYGEIPAKIIWITWLNNVFHSWYYQLLIVLVAIAVIFATIERFPAIYKTAYGKVEKKLPEGLLKKPSTIKLNYSKPLDEVLNYIISVIHRLGFRKVEAIKENDNVVYLYAEKGRISRMGMLVTHIGIIVFLIGAFMGSVLGVRGQIEIPEGDSADYIRKYREGSLVPGNETYKLPFTIYLKKFELEFYDSKEFAGAVKSYKSTVDIIKGGKAVKSGVIEVNKPIEVEGHRIFQTSYGKTGEIKEAKLVVFKYDDLLSFMNEGMLINQKLAQEIDEEKKKEYEKQLRDLDRKWMEFISKAPKLDYTYKNPNLNFDSVQLQIKNTTLNYKNPMLAQQDVYDPLIIAQVNYNQKEFNIPIPADPFVAIPAYEKFAKPYGLPYILLIDSFQPRYFSGLQVSYFPGTNLIWIGTVIVVLGTMLAFYTIHRRIWLKLEKNNENQTEIYIAFYSQKFRESFHEKLKQELGI
- the pfkA gene encoding 6-phosphofructokinase — its product is MKRIGLLTSGGDCPGLNACIRAVVRTANYYKIEVIGFIRGFKGLIEKDYKVLDYKSVAGILQRGGTILLTAREPRFKEYDYRKIAFENIKNLGIDALFVIGGNGSFQGAYLLNKDFDLNVIGIPKTIDNDIYGTEYAIGFDTAVNNAMEAIDKIKDTTMSHERVFIVEVMGRDSGFIALEVGMATGAEITLIPEYPLPLHVIEEKILKAKAMEKGFAIIVLAEGVASAKELAEILNQRLKDKSIGEIRYQVLGYIQRGGSPSAYDRIMASKFGVFAVEKYVEGHKNFMVSYEDGQLKIKPLQVSFGKVRVPNIQEYEINNILSL
- a CDS encoding FAD/NAD(P)-binding protein produces the protein MKPYDLIEGKILKVYQENYNTITVIVEVNLKDPRPGQFVMFYAIGRGEAPITIADYKDGFMVNTIRIVGDVTGYFDKAKEGDSIYLRGPYGNLWPIDKAFGKNLFIVSGGLGLAATRWILEEALKQKHRFKNVISLYGAKSYDDILYREKIEEWEKEIDFKTILNTGNERWKGKVGLITDLINDTDIDSNSVVFMCGPDPMVNAVIEILESKGVKKENIYISLERHMKCAVGTCGHCMIGPYFVCKNGPVFNYKEIEYFYTKKGV
- a CDS encoding 4Fe-4S dicluster domain-containing protein, which codes for MVFKCDITTLRQIYKRLKEVYEVISPVYDNGVIQYRKNPDFDAIPFGKAQMEYAGSYFVSDNIGKYFSYVRPYNTLKNFLRPAEEVLYRVYIKDGKLYFESENKHTKKPMAFFDVRKCDLKALSILDEVFINKNNYPDEYYKELRENLFIVAVNCSEVSDVCFCSSMNVNFNNDYGSDIVLTELKKGFLLEVKTDKGKRLLEGLSLKEADEDDLKEKNEILTQTYTKIKKSLNKENLKEELYKKINHPYWEEIGNRCLGCTSCTQVCPTCFCFDIIEKNSLDGSYSERVRIYDSCFNPNFATVHKFNLRDKIFFRYRHWLLHKMAYWQDQFDDIGCVGCGRCITWCPAKIDIEIETNKVRDFA
- a CDS encoding SpoVG family protein: MKITDVKIYPFDTGRIGGRVRAVAEVIIDDTILIRDIKVIESKHGGLFINFPKKKSSSNRFLEIVEPLSKEFAEEVRRAVVDKYKEMMNINSEENFD
- the lpxB gene encoding lipid-A-disaccharide synthase yields the protein MKKIFISVGEISGDNYACEIVKRLKNYQIYAIAGPKMEAAGVIPVASIKDISVVGLTEALSKYSKIKEVFKKSVEILKEGVDLLVVVDFPGFNIKLIKEAKKLGIKTVYFISPQVWAWGKSRIKDIVENTDVLISILPFEEEIYKPFVSNKFKFFFVGHPLLDIVKTYETEESFKQKLSIPKHKKIIGLLAGSRESEVNVLLPIMLQSARLLSKTLENAHFVIPATVNMVEKVLEKTKDFKDLPLTVITSNLSEFDIPKFENPSYEVMKHSVFSIIASGTATLEAAIIGNPFILVYKVSPITYFIGKRLVSIPFLGLPNIIAGKEVVPELLQERCTPLNIANKTLEFLFDEKLQEKQKQDLLEVKSKLGEKKAIDKAAEIISTLLEKGQV
- the oadA gene encoding sodium-extruding oxaloacetate decarboxylase subunit alpha: MEKKVIEFTDVTLRDGQQSLLATRVRTDDLLPALEKLDDAGFWSLEVWGGATFDVCLRYLKEDPWDRLKKFKQAAKNTKLEMLLRGQNLVGYRHYPDDVVEAFVKKAAENGIDVFRIFDALNDVRNMEVAISVAKECGKIVKGVLSYTISPIHTVDYYVNIARQLKDLGVDIISIKDQAGILSPKVAYDLVKRLKEEIKLPVHVHAQSTAAMAEMTLLKAVEAGADIIDTDVSTWSWLTAHPPNETMVYVLKEFGYETKIDLDIVVEVAEYLKEVRKKYAKYDTVDKWPDCQVLIHQIPGGMMSNFINQLKENNALDKLEEVKKEVARVREDLGYPPLVTPTSQIVGTQALLNVLQGERYKVVTKETRDYVKGLYGRPPAPIKPDVMKKILGDEQPIQVRPADLLEPELDKCTEKAYQSGARNEEDVLSYCLFSQVGVEFFQWREKFEKGEVLPPEIEELTKEEMKHLAPIEFNITVHGEQYHVRIAGVGSPVENRRPYFIRIDGRLEEVLVQPIKEIEVGAAEVSLPEGGKIIGERPKAMGLGDVSSPMPGKVTSIKVNLGDRVKKGDVVLTVEAMKMENEIHAPIDGTVSEIFVKVGDNVNPDECLIRITPD
- a CDS encoding Ni/Fe hydrogenase subunit delta, whose amino-acid sequence is MKIGIFKFSSCDGCQLSFINLSRELAELENFNIDYFLEAQSVNNYDYFDVSFVEGSVSTNEEIERIKDIREKSKVLVSIGACAVSGGVQSIRNFRNIDDIKTVYKIQDITQNVPENAIPISQVVKVDFEIRGCPVSTNVIKDFINSILIGKSPHNYNYPVCLECKRRGNVCLLILNNPCLGPITMAGCNALCPSLSRGCYGCFGPYKDANIEALYNIFKEKNWDIKEFIENSLNPYNPIFREKIWKQNF
- a CDS encoding Ni/Fe hydrogenase subunit alpha — encoded protein: METKLLTRVEGEGTLKLILKDNLVQDVVLNIFEPPRFFETILKGKKFEVIPDITARICGICPVAYQISSVQAIESIFNIKVSKEVENLRRIFYYGEWIHSHAIHVFFMHLPDFLGLSSFFEFIKLNPDLSKKALFIKQTGQKILEVIGGRDVHPVTACVGGFTHFPKDEEIKSLIPYLEKSYDYSLETVDFLSKLNFPKHLIPEGIVFVSLKEEDYYPILKGKIYLSTGLTIDKDEFLEYFYEFEKPYSTAKYSKTKEGKTYIVGPIARFNNSFDNLTENSKKIALKYGVKPIESNMSKTIIIRMIEILDSIERSIELIKLYQRNRLKNEKYEILEGEGTGVSEAPRGILWHNYKLNSKGIIEIANIIPPTSQNQSVIEELLKRLIINDNLKDELTLINYGESIIRDFDPCISCATHFLKIDKLNLNNR
- the metK gene encoding methionine adenosyltransferase — protein: MRTIKSAESVCQGHPDKIADIIADAILDDLISKDPYTRASIEVLVTMGLVHVAGEISTDAYSDIPTIVRNTLIEIGYTKPEYGFDGYTAGVITTINDQSPEISLGLPSDRAGDSCIVVGYATNETENYMPLPCNVASEITEKLTILRKDGTLPFLRPDGKALVSVEYEDEKPVRVKNIAIMVQHEPYITERELKEAIIEEVIKKLKYKDYISEKTNIVINPIGRFIIGGPMADTGLTGRKIAADAYGTACPNGGSAFSGKDPTKVDRSASYFARFIAKNIVSRGLADRCKVEMVYAIGSEYPLIINLDCENGEKIEKNLYKFSVSDIIELLKLRKPIYKKTALEGHFGKEDEELLWEETEELFDYFLKEGKNAG